Proteins from one bacterium genomic window:
- a CDS encoding TonB-dependent receptor — translation MTGDGAVLSFYPNRGVSVGVFAFIGVSMELRRVLLVSLSASLILAACALAEEAKKADSVAKHKTKKASYALEKEVVVTATRTETDASNVSAFVTVVRPEDLPARPKTAADMLKAVPGLRINQYGGGLSLAPPSIRGSSANQVLIMIDGVRLNSARGDGVDLSDIPADIIDHIEVVRGGSSALYGSDAMGGVINIITKRGTKRPSTTLSLTAGSFDTLGATVSHSAGLENLDFALSLHYAESEGDFPYEFRGTQTKRIQNGSYTARGGFLRASYRLGSGTQLGLTHILNDSDKHLPGRIEFPTPDAEQKNQWSLTTLVLDQKDFLAKGLSASLMAHWRAEHLSYYDPIFVGATPSGYTGHRGGVELLLCYSAGLHQLITFAASASEEKQNSVNSGTHTRTTSSVFLQNLVSLLDDKIILTPAARLDRYSDVGRSFNPKLGVCLKPLPFLSLKANASRSFRVPGLDDLYWPRSAFTAGNPDLEPETCHNWDAGFELRIEDNLRLEAAYFLNRAKNLILWQPAQGGLWSPTNVGRARMTGIESRLVASVFKWCRLEMSHTYTDAKDTTDPQNTTQLIKRPRNRTTALLNVGCDKISGSVQVSRTSQSFTTAANTQWLPSNTLVDCGLKMRPLKHLALEFSVQNLFDHSYQVMPDYAMPGRSYSLTVSLKLEGR, via the coding sequence ATGACTGGGGATGGGGCGGTTTTGTCTTTTTACCCCAACCGAGGGGTCTCGGTTGGGGTTTTTGCATTTATTGGTGTGAGTATGGAGCTGAGAAGAGTTCTCCTCGTAAGTCTGAGCGCCTCGTTAATCCTAGCCGCATGCGCATTGGCCGAAGAGGCTAAGAAGGCGGACAGCGTCGCGAAACACAAGACCAAGAAAGCCTCATACGCGCTTGAAAAGGAGGTGGTTGTTACGGCCACACGAACCGAGACGGACGCATCCAACGTGTCCGCTTTCGTAACTGTCGTTCGGCCCGAGGACCTTCCTGCTAGGCCGAAGACCGCAGCGGATATGCTCAAAGCTGTTCCCGGACTTAGAATCAACCAATACGGAGGTGGACTTTCGCTCGCCCCGCCCAGCATCAGAGGCTCATCCGCGAACCAGGTCCTAATAATGATAGATGGAGTGAGGCTGAACTCCGCCAGAGGTGATGGCGTGGACCTCTCCGACATTCCAGCGGACATCATCGACCACATCGAGGTCGTCCGCGGCGGCAGCTCCGCACTTTACGGCAGCGACGCGATGGGAGGCGTGATCAACATAATCACGAAACGAGGCACGAAGAGGCCATCCACAACGCTTTCTCTGACCGCCGGGTCGTTTGACACGTTGGGAGCGACAGTCTCGCACAGCGCAGGCCTCGAGAACTTGGACTTTGCGTTGTCGCTGCACTACGCCGAGAGCGAGGGCGACTTTCCTTACGAGTTCCGAGGCACGCAGACCAAGCGGATACAGAACGGCAGCTACACTGCCCGCGGCGGCTTTTTACGTGCAAGTTATCGGCTCGGTTCGGGCACACAGTTAGGCTTGACCCACATCCTGAACGATTCGGATAAGCACTTGCCCGGCAGGATTGAGTTCCCGACGCCTGACGCTGAACAGAAGAACCAGTGGAGCCTGACAACGCTTGTTCTCGACCAAAAGGATTTTCTGGCAAAGGGGCTTTCCGCATCGCTTATGGCCCACTGGCGCGCCGAGCATCTATCCTACTACGATCCCATCTTCGTGGGGGCAACTCCGAGCGGTTACACTGGTCATCGAGGAGGTGTGGAGCTTCTGCTGTGCTACTCGGCGGGCCTGCACCAGCTCATCACGTTCGCCGCCAGTGCCAGTGAGGAGAAACAGAACAGTGTAAACAGTGGCACGCACACAAGAACCACGTCGAGCGTCTTCCTCCAGAACCTAGTCTCGCTACTGGACGACAAGATCATTCTGACACCGGCCGCTAGGCTCGACAGGTATTCCGATGTCGGGCGATCGTTTAACCCCAAGCTCGGCGTCTGCCTCAAACCATTGCCCTTCCTGTCGCTCAAGGCCAACGCATCCAGATCGTTTCGCGTGCCCGGCCTCGATGACCTCTACTGGCCACGGAGCGCCTTCACTGCGGGCAATCCTGACCTGGAGCCTGAGACATGCCACAACTGGGACGCGGGTTTCGAGCTCCGGATTGAGGATAATCTCCGACTTGAGGCGGCCTATTTTTTGAATCGAGCCAAGAACCTGATTTTGTGGCAGCCAGCACAGGGAGGTCTATGGTCTCCTACTAATGTGGGCCGCGCGCGGATGACGGGGATCGAGTCGCGACTTGTGGCCTCGGTGTTCAAATGGTGTCGATTGGAGATGTCGCATACTTATACCGACGCCAAGGACACGACCGATCCCCAAAACACGACACAATTGATAAAGCGCCCAAGAAACAGGACGACTGCGCTATTAAACGTTGGCTGCGACAAGATATCTGGGTCGGTGCAGGTCTCTCGCACCAGCCAGAGCTTCACAACCGCCGCAAACACCCAGTGGCTGCCATCGAACACGCTCGTTGATTGCGGCCTCAAGATGAGGCCACTGAAACATCTGGCG